A single genomic interval of Romboutsia ilealis harbors:
- the hcp gene encoding hydroxylamine reductase: protein MENNMAIEYPMFCYQCEQTAGGKGCTKMGVCGKTPEVAALQDLLIYQIKGISCYAKELVEKGENVDKDIVSFIENSLFTTLTNVNFDADVHVEMLKKSQKIKEALRSKVGSIKNNTDHATYNLSDTKAEMLKDAKKAGIMYDQNLDPDIRSLRQTIVYGLKGVSAYGHQARELGYYDDQVDNFYIRALEATTDDNLGVEELIRWTMRTGDMSVAVMKKLDEANTTVYKNPCPHKVNVHVKKGPFIVVSGHDLKDLDMLLKQTEGKGINIYTHGEMIPSHGYPELKKYPHLVGNFGGAWQDQQKEFDDIPGCILMTTNCLMRPRETYKDRIFTTSVVGWDGVKYIGKKEDGTKDFSEIIDKALELGGYKEDQEPHEILVGFGHHATLSHAETIVNAVKEGKIRHFFLIGGCDGARPGRNYYTEFAKKVPNDCVILTLACGKYRFNKLEFGEVAGLPRLLDVGQCNDAYSAVRIATALADAFDTDVNGLPLSLIISWYEQKAVADLLALLSLGIKGIYLGPTLPAFLSPNVLQYLVDTFDLRVISTPDDDLKSCLQQGV from the coding sequence GTGGAAAATAATATGGCGATAGAATATCCAATGTTCTGTTATCAATGTGAGCAAACAGCAGGAGGGAAAGGTTGTACTAAGATGGGGGTATGTGGAAAAACTCCAGAAGTAGCAGCACTTCAAGATTTACTTATATATCAAATAAAAGGAATAAGCTGCTATGCAAAAGAATTAGTTGAAAAAGGTGAAAATGTAGATAAAGACATAGTTAGTTTTATAGAAAATAGTCTATTTACAACATTAACAAATGTAAATTTTGATGCAGATGTTCATGTTGAAATGTTAAAGAAGTCTCAGAAAATAAAAGAAGCTTTAAGAAGCAAAGTTGGAAGTATAAAAAACAACACAGACCACGCTACATATAATTTAAGTGATACAAAAGCAGAAATGCTTAAAGATGCTAAAAAAGCAGGTATAATGTATGATCAAAATTTAGACCCAGATATTCGTTCATTAAGACAAACTATAGTATATGGCTTAAAAGGTGTTAGTGCTTATGGACACCAAGCAAGAGAGCTTGGATATTATGATGACCAAGTAGATAATTTTTATATAAGAGCGTTAGAAGCAACAACTGATGATAATCTAGGAGTAGAAGAACTAATAAGATGGACAATGAGAACTGGAGATATGAGTGTAGCAGTTATGAAAAAATTAGATGAAGCTAACACTACAGTTTATAAAAATCCATGTCCACATAAAGTAAATGTTCACGTTAAAAAAGGACCATTTATAGTTGTATCAGGACATGATTTAAAAGATTTAGATATGTTACTTAAACAAACTGAAGGAAAAGGTATAAATATATATACACATGGAGAAATGATACCTTCTCATGGTTACCCAGAACTAAAAAAATATCCTCATCTTGTAGGAAACTTTGGTGGTGCTTGGCAAGATCAACAAAAGGAATTTGATGATATACCAGGATGTATACTTATGACAACTAATTGTTTAATGAGGCCGAGAGAAACTTATAAAGATAGAATATTTACTACTAGCGTTGTAGGATGGGATGGAGTTAAATATATAGGTAAAAAGGAAGATGGAACAAAAGATTTTAGCGAAATAATTGATAAGGCACTAGAACTTGGAGGATATAAAGAAGATCAAGAGCCACATGAAATATTAGTTGGATTTGGACATCATGCTACATTAAGTCATGCAGAGACAATAGTCAATGCTGTTAAAGAAGGAAAAATTAGACACTTCTTTTTAATAGGAGGTTGTGATGGAGCTAGACCAGGTAGAAATTACTATACAGAGTTTGCTAAAAAGGTTCCAAATGACTGCGTAATACTTACATTAGCATGTGGAAAATATAGATTTAATAAATTAGAATTTGGAGAAGTGGCAGGACTTCCAAGATTATTAGATGTAGGTCAATGTAATGATGCATACTCAGCAGTTAGAATAGCAACAGCACTTGCAGATGCTTTTGATACTGATGTTAATGGATTACCGTTATCTTTAATTATATCTTGGTATGAACAAAAAGCAGTTGCTGACTTATTAGCATTATTATCATTGGGAATAAAAGGAATATACTTAGGTCCAACATTACCAGCATTTTTAAGTCCTAATGTACTTCAATATTTAGTCGATACATTTGATTTAAGAGTTATAAGTACTCCAGATGATGATTTAAAATCTTGTTTACAACAAGGAGTATAA